One stretch of Gambusia affinis linkage group LG05, SWU_Gaff_1.0, whole genome shotgun sequence DNA includes these proteins:
- the cndp1 gene encoding cytosolic non-specific dipeptidase: MNLQAVPFILLVISCGQAFQYTELAQYVDDHQEEHIEVLREWVAIESDSSNILRRPDLQRMMELVAEKLRLMGGMVQLVDIGDQELPSGQTIALPKVVTAQFGSDPSKHTVCVYGHVDVQPAKLEDGWATNPYNLTDINGNLYGRGTSDNKAPVLAWIHAVQAYQALSMDLPVNVKFLIEGMEETGSNGLDAMILAQRDTFFSDVDYIIISDCGWLSRRPALTYGTRGNCYFFAEVEGPKQDLHSGVYGGTVIEPMTDLIGILDTLISPSGKILIPGIREAVAPLSDEEWKMYQDIEFDVDNYKNKTGVSHLMYNNKVDLLAHRWRYPTVSIHGIEGAFSDSGTKTVIPAKVTAKFSIRQVPDMDPAAVKKQVTDYLHSVFAKRKSPNKLKVTMVIGAKPWLADTKHPLYEAGKVAIKRVFNVDPDLIREGGTIPIAKTFQDVTGKSIIMMPIGGFDDGMHSQNEKMSRYNYLEGTKLFIAYLNEVAQINKSSV; encoded by the exons ATGAATCTTCAAGCCGTCCCCTTCATCCTGCTGGTCATTTCCTGTGGCCAGGCTTTCCAGTACACCGAGCTGGCGCAGTACGTTGATGACCATCAGGAAGAACATATTGAG GTTCTGAGGGAGTGGGTTGCAATTGAAAGTGACTCGAGCAACATTCTGAGAAGACCAGATCTGCAACGCATGATGGAGCTGGTGGCTGAGAAGCTGAGACTGATGGGAGGAATGGTACAACTGGTCGATATCGGAGACCAAGAG CTTCCAAGTGGACAGACAATAGCACTGCCAAAAGTAGTGACAGCTCAGTTTGGGAGTGACCCCAGCAAACACACAGTGTGTGTCTACGGTCATGTGGACGTTCAGCCGGCGAAGCTGGAGGACGGCTGGGCTACCAATCCCTACAACCTGACAGATATCAACG GTAATCTGTATGGAAGAGGAACATCAGACAACAAGGCTCCGGTTCTGGCCTGGATCCACGCCGTACAGGCTTACCAAGCCCTCAGCATG GACCTGCCAGTAAATGTGAAGTTTCTCATTGAGGGTATGGAGGAGACAGGTTCTAACGGCCTGGATGCAATGATCCTGGCGCAGAGAGACACCTTCTTCTCCGATGTGGACTACATCATCATTTCTGACTGTGGTTGGCTGAGCAGACGGCCGGCCCTGACCTATGGCACTAGAGGGAACTGCTACTTCTTTGCAGAG GTTGAAGGCCCCAAACAAGACTTACATTCTGGTGTCTATGGAGGCACTGTGATCGAACCAATGACTGACCTCATTGGCATTCTTG ACACACTCATCAGCCCCAGTGGAAAGATTCTGATTCCGGGGATCCGGGAAGCAGTGGCTCCTCTGTCGGATGAAGAATGGAAAATGTATCAGGATATTGAGTTTGACGTGGACAATTACAAGAACAAGACTGGCGTCAGCCACCTCATGTACAACAACAAG GTGGACTTGTTGGCCCATAGGTGGCGCTACCCCACTGTTTCCATCCATGGTATAGAGGGGGCTTTCTCTGACTCCGGCACAAAGACAGTCATCCCTGCTAAGGTCACTGCTAAGTTCTCAATAAGACAAGTCCCTGACATGGACCCAGCAGCGGTCAAGAAACAG GTGACAGACTACCTTCACTCTGTGTTTGCTAAGAGAAAGAGTCCTAACAAGCTGAAAGTTACCATGGTGATTGGGGCCAAGCCCTGGCTGGCTGACACTAAGCACCCTCTGTATGAGGCTGGAAAGGTAGCGATCAAGAGAG TTTTCAATGTGGATCCTGATCTAATCCGTGAAGGTGGGACCATCCCCATTGCCAAAACCTTCCAGGATGTGACGGGCAAAAGCATCATCATGATGCCCATTGGAGGCTTTGATGATGGAATGCACTCCCAGAATGAGAAAATGAGCAG gtaCAACTACCTCGAAGGAACCAAGTTGTTCATTGCCTACCTGAATGAAGTCGCCCAGATTAACAAGTCCAGTGTTTGA
- the LOC122831292 gene encoding THAP domain-containing protein 6-like, with amino-acid sequence MPQHCAANFCSNRRTVDVRTRGITFHKFPKDKNVRKKWEATLQREGFTASDSSVLCSEHFKQENFDRTGQIVRLRDGAIPSIFSFPAELQRPEKCRMTVTSIKVEPSLSVASQDATETCTSQPQPQSNDDHGYALPASLSAVAAKLKEALARVESLEREKKNAMAREKRAKTTVQSLLGDLSDKKLINKKLRERLELYSDLQLDFLEKQGHEYTKEHREFALTLHLHSPKAYNYLRDTGKLPLPHPHTLQRWLE; translated from the exons ATGCCTCAGCACTGTGCGGCAAATTTTTGCTCAAATCGACGGACTGTTGACGTTAGGACTCGGGGGATAACTTTTCACAA GTTtcccaaagacaaaaatgtgagGAAGAAGTGGGAAGCGACTTTGCAGAGAGAGGGATTCACTGCAAGTGATTCGTCCGTGCTGTGCAGTGAGCATTTTAAACAGGAGAATTTCGACAGAACCGGTCAGATTGTCCGACTGAGAGATGGTGCTATTCCATCAATCTTCAGCTTCCCTGCTGAGCTCCAAAGA CCTGAAAAGTGCAGGATGACAGTAACCTCCATAAAAGTTGAACCTAGCCTGTCTGTGGCCTCTCAGGATGCCACAGAAACTTGTACCTCACAGCCACAACCTCAGTCTAATGAT GATCATGGCTATGCTTTGCCAGCTTCTCTTTCCGCTGTTGCGGCTAAACTAAAGGAAGCCTTGGCAAGAGTGGAAAGTCTagagagggaaaagaaaaacgcCATGGCCAGAGAAAAGAGGGCAAAGACCACAGTTCAGTCTCTGTTGGGGGATTTGAGTGACAAGAAACTAATTAACAAGAAGCTCAGAGAGAGGCTTGAATTATACTCAG ATCTTCAGCTGGACTTCTTGGAAAAGCAGGGCCACGAGTACACAAAGGAGCACAGAGAGTTTGCCCTCACACTCCATCTGCACAGTCCAAAGGCATACAATTACCTCCGGGACACTGGAAAATTGCCTCTCCCACATCCACATACATTACAAAG GTGGCTGGAGTAA